The Toxorhynchites rutilus septentrionalis strain SRP chromosome 3, ASM2978413v1, whole genome shotgun sequence genome includes a region encoding these proteins:
- the LOC129779222 gene encoding uncharacterized protein LOC129779222, with protein MASSSSNNLIQSNQHHSQHRSPFTKIKQDFELNVAAPPFVCPVRASTFARALRGGESMPEIGYIGPTQLPVNSRVWSSISSYPLDQLASYESTTSNKLFQYYQKQQHRGVSPTPSSNYEPLHQFGPTVLANGIIQLRLRNSVVIEMTIDHSVKLMNHHERVTIALSSTGTSSALTHPNGIVFQNGSRVDIVVFDGRKKNPYVRYAKMWHKGISLTSEGCALIYLVDAAGTRTTSDAINIDPKVDYINPVFHNGSRIGTQFYQEANQIAQCCNFWLNDDGTEIFHLNGFRIQQTVDGLVKVARMNNRCNIRTSPTNGSATITTSYIHCTASMGQTSHLFVRREERRMHFDGSSFVVRNAGHSAGFDEWNRLRVY; from the exons ATGGCGTCATCCAGTTCGAATAATTTGATTCAGTCGAATCAGCACCATTCACAGCACCGTAGTCCTTTTACGAAG ATTAAGCAGGATTTCGAGCTGAACGTTGCTGCTCCACCATTCGTTTGCCCTGTTAGAGCCTCAACGTTTGCTCGTGCGTTACGCGGCGGGGAAAGCATGCCCGAAATCGGTTATATCGGCCCAACCCAACTTCCGGTCAACAGCCGGGTTTGGAGCAGCATTTCCAGCTATCCCTTGGATCAGTTGGCTTCGTACGAAAGT ACAACTTCCAATAAATTGTTCCAGTATTACCAAAAGCAGCAACATCGAGGAGTTTCTCCAACGCCCTCTTCGAACTATGAACCATTGCACCAGTTCGGACCAACAGTACTCGCAAATGGCATCATTCAACTGCGTTTGCGCAACTCCGTGGTCATCGAGATGACAATAGACCATTCGGTAAAACTGATGAATCATCACGAACGAGTCACCATCGCACTGTCCAGCACGGGGACCTCGTCTGCACTGACACATCCGAACGGGATCGTCTTCCAGAACGGGTCGCGCGTTGATATTGTGGTGTTCGATGGTAGAAAGAAGAACCCCTATGT TCGTTATGCCAAAATGTGGCACAAGGGAATCAGCCTAACGAGTGAAGGTTGTGCTCTTATTTATCTGGTCGATGCAGCCGGAACCCGCACTACGTCGGATGCAATCAACATCGATCCAAAGGTCGACTATATCAATCCGGTGTTCCACAA CGGGTCGCGGATTGGTACTCAGTTCTATCAGGAGGCAAATCAGATTGCCCAGTGCTGCAACTTTTGGCTAAATGATGACGGTACGGAGATCTTCCATCTCAACGGATTTCGCATTCAGCAAACTGTGGATGGTTTGGTTAAGGTTGCCAGAATGAACAATCGGTGCAACATTCGGACGAGCCCTACTAATGGTTCGGCTACGATTACAACATCGTACATCCACTGCACCGCCTCAATGGGACAGACGTCGCATCTCTTCGTacg TCGCGAAGAACGTCGCATGCATTTTGATGGGTCGTCTTTCGTCGTTCGCAATGCGGGCCATTCGGCTGGATTTGATGAGTGGAATCGACTACGGGTATACTAG